Proteins encoded in a region of the Inquilinus sp. KBS0705 genome:
- a CDS encoding SdiA-regulated family protein — MKKTSVIFCLLIGIIGSSCSQTKKQSAKNPPGYDLNNPVKYNMPAELLEISGIAFNQGDNATIYAEQDEDGNIYSFKPGDTQVKQAKFGKHGDYEDVAVANNYAVILRSDGTLFSFPLAQVAAGQITSINEQKSFLPKGEYEGLHADVFTGKLYALCKQCPGGNHAKECNGYILNLAADGTITQSGEFSIDVKKIIDIAGKGKMKFHPSALAKNPLTKQWYILSSVNKLLVVADENFNVQQAYPLNSGFLQPEGMAFDKQGNLYISNEGDTASPGNISLFKYVKK; from the coding sequence ATGAAAAAAACATCTGTGATATTTTGCTTATTGATAGGCATTATTGGCTCATCATGCAGCCAAACAAAAAAGCAATCGGCTAAAAACCCGCCAGGATATGATCTGAATAACCCGGTAAAGTATAACATGCCTGCGGAATTGCTGGAAATATCGGGCATTGCCTTTAACCAGGGTGATAATGCAACTATATATGCCGAGCAGGACGAGGATGGTAACATCTATTCGTTTAAGCCGGGCGATACGCAAGTTAAGCAGGCTAAATTTGGCAAGCATGGCGATTATGAGGATGTAGCAGTAGCTAATAACTACGCCGTTATACTACGAAGCGACGGTACTTTATTTAGTTTCCCTTTAGCGCAGGTTGCAGCGGGCCAAATCACCAGTATAAACGAGCAAAAAAGTTTTTTACCAAAAGGCGAGTACGAAGGCTTGCATGCTGATGTATTTACAGGTAAATTGTATGCTTTATGCAAGCAGTGCCCGGGCGGTAACCATGCTAAAGAGTGTAATGGTTATATTTTAAATTTGGCTGCTGATGGTACTATAACCCAAAGTGGTGAATTTAGTATCGACGTAAAAAAAATAATCGACATTGCGGGTAAAGGCAAAATGAAATTTCATCCATCCGCGTTAGCTAAAAACCCGCTAACAAAGCAATGGTATATTTTATCGTCGGTAAATAAATTACTGGTAGTGGCCGACGAAAACTTTAACGTTCAGCAAGCCTACCCCTTAAATTCCGGCTTTTTACAGCCCGAGGGAATGGCTTTTGATAAACAAGGAAACTTGTATATATCTAATGAGGGCGATACCGCGTCGCCCGGAAACATATCGCTTTTTAAATACGTAAAAAAATAA
- the ppk1 gene encoding polyphosphate kinase 1: MHLQYFNRDISWLTFNERVLNEAENKEVPLIERINFLAIYSSNLDEFYRVRMPVLRALKKISEKEESKINADEQATLLNQANDIILKQQIKYGKILTTELLPLLKENNITLLYNQPLPDSIAGQVSNYFLSEVLAYLQPVQLDADSSFFPENNKLYFIIQLITASGVEKQMLLNIPSDELPRFLSVKQDAEQYILFLDDIIRFNLDKLFVGYIINGCYSIKVTRDAELDLKDEYAGDLSEQIEKQLNKRDMGLATRFLYSGDMPLDVLQLASANLDLQKATLVEGGRYHNLKDLSSLPVNNPALQYDKWPAISPQQILISQPLAVTIAQGDILINTPYQSYSTILRFFNEAANNPDVEEINVTLYRVASNSRIVNALISAAKNGKKVRVVVELKARFDEANNLKWAKKMKSAGVEIIYSVTALKVHAKIALVKTRHGNRLSYSGLLATGNLNEGTARFYTDHVLLTTNHDLLRELELLFIFLAKREKPSSSNPIQFNHILVAQFNLQTRFLELIDREINLAKQGLPAVITIKMNNLEEKVMINKLYEASQAGVKISLIIRGICCLVPGVVGMSENITIKRIVDRYLEHGRVFIFNNNGNQEVFLGSADWMNRNIYHRIEVCFPVYNDAIKQELIKLIDYQLNDNVQAVMIDEHFNQVKPVLKGEAIQSQKAIYHYLSGKYSL; this comes from the coding sequence ATGCATCTACAGTATTTTAATCGTGATATTAGCTGGCTTACCTTTAACGAACGCGTACTTAACGAAGCGGAGAATAAAGAGGTTCCGTTAATTGAGCGCATTAATTTTTTAGCTATCTATTCATCAAATCTTGATGAATTTTACCGTGTGCGTATGCCGGTACTTAGAGCCCTCAAAAAAATAAGCGAAAAGGAAGAAAGCAAGATAAATGCTGACGAGCAAGCAACACTCCTGAACCAGGCCAACGATATCATACTTAAGCAGCAAATAAAGTACGGTAAAATATTAACTACTGAGTTGCTACCGCTGTTAAAAGAAAATAATATTACACTTTTATATAACCAGCCCTTACCTGATAGCATAGCCGGGCAGGTGAGTAATTACTTTCTGTCGGAAGTTTTGGCTTATTTACAACCCGTACAGTTAGACGCCGACAGCAGTTTTTTCCCTGAGAATAATAAGTTGTATTTTATTATACAGCTGATAACTGCCAGTGGTGTTGAAAAGCAAATGCTGCTTAATATTCCATCTGACGAGTTGCCGAGATTTTTATCGGTTAAGCAAGATGCCGAACAGTACATTTTATTTTTAGATGATATTATCCGTTTTAACCTGGATAAGTTATTTGTTGGTTACATAATTAACGGCTGCTATAGTATAAAAGTAACCCGCGATGCAGAACTTGATCTTAAAGATGAATATGCCGGCGACCTGTCTGAACAGATAGAAAAGCAATTAAATAAACGCGATATGGGCTTGGCCACCCGCTTTTTATACTCAGGCGATATGCCGTTGGATGTTCTGCAACTCGCAAGCGCAAACCTGGACCTGCAGAAAGCTACACTGGTAGAGGGAGGCAGGTATCATAATTTAAAAGACTTATCATCATTACCTGTTAATAACCCTGCTTTACAATATGATAAATGGCCGGCTATAAGCCCGCAGCAAATTTTAATAAGCCAACCTCTTGCTGTAACCATTGCGCAGGGAGATATTTTAATAAATACACCTTATCAATCGTATAGCACCATTTTGCGGTTTTTTAATGAAGCCGCTAACAACCCCGATGTAGAAGAAATAAATGTTACACTTTATAGGGTAGCCAGTAACTCACGCATTGTTAATGCCTTAATAAGCGCCGCTAAGAACGGCAAAAAAGTGAGGGTAGTGGTAGAGCTTAAGGCCCGTTTTGATGAAGCCAATAACCTTAAATGGGCTAAAAAAATGAAAAGCGCAGGTGTTGAGATCATTTACAGTGTAACTGCATTAAAGGTGCATGCTAAGATCGCGCTTGTTAAAACGCGCCATGGTAACAGGCTAAGTTACTCGGGCTTGCTTGCTACCGGTAATTTAAACGAAGGCACCGCCCGGTTTTATACCGACCATGTTTTACTTACCACCAATCATGATCTGTTACGCGAGCTTGAATTATTATTTATTTTCTTAGCCAAGCGCGAAAAGCCATCCTCATCTAACCCGATTCAGTTTAACCATATATTGGTAGCACAGTTTAACCTGCAAACAAGGTTTTTAGAGTTGATAGATAGAGAAATAAATTTAGCCAAGCAGGGCCTACCTGCTGTTATAACTATCAAAATGAACAACCTGGAAGAGAAAGTGATGATAAATAAGCTTTACGAGGCATCGCAGGCGGGTGTTAAAATATCGCTTATTATACGTGGTATATGCTGCCTGGTGCCCGGAGTTGTTGGTATGAGCGAAAATATTACCATAAAGCGTATTGTAGACCGTTACCTGGAACATGGCCGCGTATTTATATTCAATAATAACGGCAACCAGGAAGTGTTTTTAGGGTCGGCTGATTGGATGAACCGGAATATATATCATCGTATAGAAGTATGCTTCCCTGTCTATAACGATGCAATTAAACAAGAATTAATAAAGTTGATAGATTATCAATTAAATGATAATGTACAGGCAGTAATGATAGACGAGCATTTTAACCAGGTTAAACCTGTTTTAAAGGGTGAAGCTATACAATCGCAAAAAGCTATTTATCACTATTTAAGCGGTAAATATTCATTATAA
- a CDS encoding HD domain-containing protein, translating into MNYHKLLEKVNEYTLAYYKMHDDSRLHYHNSKHTKYVVDKATQIANHYQLSDDDFFIVLSAAWFHDLGYMVDLQNHEEESASIAENFFKDNKAKESEVAAIKECIVATKMPQAPANLLQQIICDADLYHLGTEDFFDKDKQLFKEVRVLYNPDLSKLDWRRKSIKFLEEHHYHTDYCRLLLNSGKTQNITLLQTKVDTSVNKNDEETVVVQPASGNDQDIKAEKKKKSERPEKGIETMFRISSSNHQRLSDMADNKAHIMITVNSIILSAIISLLLRKLTEYEYLSIPTFIFLCVSLLAMTFSILATRPSIPEGTFSIEDVDTKKVNLLFFGNFYRMSLEDYKYGMGKMMEDREFLYGSLIRDVYAQGVVLGKKYRLLRIAYNIFMFGLIISVLAFIIASATYRHK; encoded by the coding sequence ATGAACTATCATAAATTGCTCGAAAAAGTTAACGAGTATACTTTGGCCTATTACAAGATGCACGATGATTCAAGGCTGCATTATCATAATTCAAAGCACACCAAATATGTGGTTGATAAGGCAACACAAATTGCTAATCATTATCAATTAAGCGATGATGACTTTTTTATAGTACTGTCTGCCGCCTGGTTTCATGACCTTGGCTATATGGTCGACCTTCAAAATCACGAAGAGGAAAGCGCGAGCATTGCCGAAAACTTCTTTAAAGACAATAAAGCCAAAGAATCTGAGGTGGCTGCTATTAAGGAATGTATTGTGGCCACAAAAATGCCACAGGCACCGGCAAACTTATTACAGCAAATTATATGTGATGCTGACCTATACCATTTAGGCACAGAAGACTTTTTTGATAAGGATAAACAACTTTTTAAAGAAGTTAGGGTTTTGTATAATCCTGATTTGAGTAAGTTGGACTGGCGCCGCAAAAGCATTAAGTTTTTAGAAGAGCACCATTACCATACAGATTATTGCCGCCTGTTATTAAATAGCGGTAAAACGCAAAATATTACTTTGCTGCAAACTAAAGTAGATACTTCGGTGAATAAAAATGACGAAGAAACCGTTGTTGTTCAACCTGCTTCAGGAAATGATCAGGATATTAAGGCTGAGAAAAAGAAGAAATCGGAGCGCCCCGAAAAAGGTATCGAAACGATGTTCAGGATAAGTTCGAGCAACCATCAAAGGTTAAGCGACATGGCCGATAATAAGGCCCATATCATGATAACGGTCAACTCAATTATTTTATCGGCAATAATTAGTTTGTTGCTGCGCAAGCTAACCGAGTATGAATATCTGTCGATACCTACTTTTATATTTTTGTGTGTGAGTTTGCTGGCCATGACTTTCTCTATACTTGCAACGCGCCCATCTATCCCCGAAGGAACATTTTCAATTGAGGATGTAGATACAAAAAAGGTTAATTTGTTGTTTTTTGGTAATTTCTACCGCATGTCTTTAGAAGATTATAAATACGGTATGGGCAAAATGATGGAAGACCGGGAATTTTTATACGGTAGCTTAATACGCGACGTATACGCCCAGGGTGTTGTTTTGGGAAAAAAATATCGTTTGCTGCGTATAGCGTATAACATTTTTATGTTTGGGCTTATTATCTCGGTATTAGCTTTTATAATTGCATCGGCTACCTACAGACATAAGTAG
- a CDS encoding CBS domain-containing protein — MKLQQYSDNPFKIVISFHLLIEHLENVVACQTGLRAEWARSVLKEIEPFPELRDGITSVKQIEDNEDVICNLLAELFPNALTRNEIKAVTIPFQDILFNQSQRFKNIISAAGPSFDINIRDFSDHQFYIMSCCIILSEFYGRHFNFSKPLYYDIPDEEGIIKHYRILYNGDFMELTPTPQAVALTPEDIDLLRDNFDDLALWKRMFPAGSWIMKGFALVSLYDATIENAVSALKGTLLSTKQSANIKDEILSVFRSIFQIPDLQIGFTAYSADENKFNIPAFNKQFNSFLLSDKIEESCDDTICSVSLEAMVERKSYYSVSDVGKLLAKDPLNVVAQRFKAQKIKSFILSPVVKNDHLLGIIELASKRPSELNSINANQLDVVMPFIADTIDRQLTSTQNNIRALIQNEYTTIHPSVYWKFKREAIKSIEYEQQNKEYALKEVMFKDVYPLYGQIDIKGSSETRNNSMQLDLQSQVAALLKLIKKIQKAEKNSEIQQVTETLSLFAKDVASPLRADTEQTIQNYLDGVVHPLLKQYDDSTFKTAVTQYFKDAEPLTGDFHKHRKMYETTVSIINDKMSIMLDKWQVKAQAIFPHYYERFKTDGVEHNLYIGASIAPNRAFTINNLYDLRLWQLQVLCDMEYAHHHLKKKLPYPLEVTSLILVFSTLMSIRFRMDEKRFDVDGTYNARFEIVKKRIDKAFIKNTSERITSIGKITIVYSNKDEEREYLTYVKFMQSKKILDKKIEMLEVEDLQGISGLKAMRIALKYHPALPLDKCYNYDDLLKETKAIKTKALKTKKG; from the coding sequence ATGAAATTACAGCAATACTCTGATAATCCTTTCAAGATAGTTATATCGTTCCACCTACTAATAGAACATTTGGAGAACGTGGTTGCCTGCCAAACCGGTTTGCGTGCGGAGTGGGCTCGATCAGTTTTAAAAGAAATAGAACCCTTTCCCGAGTTAAGAGATGGTATAACCAGCGTAAAACAAATAGAAGATAATGAGGATGTTATATGTAACCTGTTAGCCGAACTTTTCCCTAATGCCCTTACGCGTAACGAGATCAAAGCGGTTACCATTCCCTTTCAGGATATCTTGTTCAATCAATCACAGCGTTTTAAAAACATCATTTCGGCCGCGGGCCCGTCCTTCGATATCAATATAAGGGACTTTAGTGACCATCAGTTTTACATTATGAGTTGCTGTATTATCCTTAGCGAATTTTATGGCAGGCATTTTAATTTCTCGAAGCCTTTATATTACGATATACCTGATGAAGAAGGCATTATAAAGCATTACCGGATTTTATATAATGGCGATTTTATGGAGTTAACGCCAACTCCGCAGGCTGTAGCGCTTACACCTGAAGATATTGACCTGTTAAGAGATAACTTTGATGACCTTGCACTATGGAAACGCATGTTTCCGGCGGGGAGTTGGATAATGAAGGGATTTGCACTGGTAAGCCTTTATGATGCTACCATTGAAAATGCGGTCTCGGCTTTAAAAGGCACTTTGTTAAGCACTAAGCAATCAGCTAATATAAAGGACGAAATTTTGTCGGTGTTCCGGTCGATATTCCAGATACCCGACTTGCAGATAGGATTTACAGCTTACAGTGCAGACGAGAATAAGTTTAATATCCCCGCATTCAACAAGCAATTCAACAGCTTCCTGTTGTCTGATAAGATAGAGGAGTCTTGCGATGATACCATTTGTTCAGTTTCATTAGAAGCGATGGTCGAACGAAAATCTTACTACTCGGTTTCGGATGTGGGTAAGCTACTAGCCAAAGACCCGCTAAATGTAGTAGCCCAGCGTTTTAAGGCTCAAAAAATAAAGAGTTTCATATTATCACCCGTTGTAAAGAATGATCATTTACTGGGGATTATAGAATTGGCATCAAAACGCCCGTCTGAGTTAAACAGCATTAACGCTAACCAGTTAGATGTGGTAATGCCATTTATCGCCGATACAATAGACAGACAGCTAACATCTACACAAAATAACATAAGGGCGCTTATACAAAACGAATATACTACTATACACCCAAGCGTATACTGGAAGTTTAAGCGTGAGGCAATAAAATCAATTGAGTATGAGCAGCAAAATAAAGAGTACGCGTTAAAAGAAGTAATGTTTAAAGATGTTTATCCTTTATATGGGCAAATTGATATAAAAGGATCATCGGAAACCCGTAATAACAGTATGCAGCTTGACTTGCAGAGCCAGGTGGCTGCTTTATTAAAGTTGATTAAAAAGATACAAAAGGCAGAAAAAAATAGCGAAATACAACAAGTAACAGAAACGCTTAGCTTGTTTGCAAAAGATGTAGCTAGCCCTTTGAGGGCCGACACAGAACAAACCATACAAAACTACCTGGATGGCGTGGTACATCCGCTGCTAAAGCAGTATGACGATTCTACTTTTAAGACCGCAGTTACCCAGTATTTTAAAGATGCCGAACCGTTAACAGGAGATTTTCATAAGCATCGAAAGATGTATGAAACCACCGTATCCATAATAAACGATAAGATGTCGATAATGCTGGATAAATGGCAGGTTAAGGCACAAGCCATATTTCCGCATTATTACGAACGTTTTAAAACAGACGGCGTTGAGCATAACTTATATATAGGGGCATCTATTGCACCAAACCGGGCTTTTACCATAAATAATTTGTATGACTTGCGCTTATGGCAGCTACAGGTTTTGTGCGATATGGAATATGCACACCATCATCTAAAGAAAAAATTACCTTACCCCCTCGAAGTAACATCGCTGATATTGGTGTTCAGCACGCTAATGTCTATTCGTTTTAGGATGGATGAAAAACGTTTTGATGTAGATGGAACATATAATGCACGATTTGAAATTGTAAAAAAACGGATCGATAAAGCTTTTATTAAAAACACCAGTGAGCGTATTACATCTATAGGTAAAATCACTATTGTATATTCTAATAAGGATGAAGAACGCGAGTACCTCACCTACGTAAAGTTTATGCAATCCAAAAAAATCCTTGACAAAAAAATCGAGATGCTTGAAGTAGAAGATCTGCAAGGTATATCTGGCTTAAAAGCCATGCGCATTGCTCTTAAATATCACCCTGCATTGCCGCTTGATAAATGTTATAACTATGATGACCTGTTAAAAGAGACAAAAGCAATTAAAACAAAGGCGTTGAAAACTAAAAAAGGATAA
- a CDS encoding HlyD family efflux transporter periplasmic adaptor subunit, protein MPSIYTDNKQKIRHTDDMQDIITAVPSWLLRWGIALFFCVLVLIVSMSALIRYPDIIKTQLKIVSPDVAKPIVPKVSGKLVKLLVNNNDNVVVGQPLAYIESTANHSKVLQLLVNLKNLQKQAVLSQELRRSGFDMYDELGELQIAYQQFSQAYISYKASTQNGFLVKKKLFLQQDIADLDRQTKQLQQEKQLQQRDLALAEDEYRMHKKLEQQKVETPAELRQQESKYLAKKAPLLQTDAALITAGSNYLAKQKEIMELDNQVNEERSRFEQALNSLISQAEDWKSKYVLVASQQGKVTFAGLIQQNQVVNPGQEVFYINAGNNNYFGEMTIPQNKLGKVKQGQQVLIKLRSYPFEEYGMLRGSISDIADVPYQDSVFISKVALRSNNSSDMKKPIHLKQGMIADAEIVTEDATILQRLTRNIIKVMHNN, encoded by the coding sequence ATGCCATCAATTTATACAGATAACAAGCAGAAGATACGCCATACCGACGATATGCAGGATATAATAACAGCAGTACCATCGTGGTTATTACGTTGGGGTATAGCTTTGTTTTTTTGTGTATTAGTGCTAATTGTAAGCATGTCTGCTTTAATACGCTACCCGGATATTATAAAAACACAATTAAAAATTGTATCACCTGATGTAGCAAAGCCTATTGTTCCTAAAGTTTCGGGTAAACTGGTAAAACTATTAGTTAATAATAATGACAATGTAGTGGTTGGACAGCCACTGGCTTATATCGAAAGTACGGCCAATCATTCAAAGGTTTTGCAATTATTAGTTAATTTAAAAAATCTTCAAAAGCAGGCAGTGCTTTCTCAGGAGTTAAGACGGTCGGGTTTTGATATGTATGACGAACTTGGAGAGCTACAAATAGCCTATCAACAATTCTCACAAGCATATATTTCCTATAAAGCGTCTACACAAAATGGCTTTTTAGTAAAAAAGAAATTGTTTTTACAACAGGATATTGCCGATTTAGACAGGCAAACCAAGCAATTACAGCAGGAGAAACAATTGCAGCAACGAGACCTCGCCCTCGCCGAGGATGAATACCGTATGCACAAAAAATTGGAGCAGCAAAAAGTAGAGACCCCTGCTGAGTTGCGGCAACAGGAGAGTAAGTATTTGGCAAAAAAAGCCCCTTTACTACAAACAGATGCCGCATTAATAACTGCAGGTAGTAATTATTTAGCCAAACAAAAAGAAATAATGGAACTTGATAACCAGGTTAATGAAGAAAGGTCTCGGTTTGAGCAAGCATTAAATAGTTTGATAAGCCAGGCCGAGGACTGGAAAAGCAAATATGTTTTAGTAGCCTCGCAACAAGGTAAAGTAACTTTTGCCGGGCTAATACAACAAAATCAGGTTGTTAACCCCGGCCAGGAGGTTTTTTATATTAACGCAGGTAATAACAATTACTTTGGAGAAATGACTATCCCTCAAAATAAGCTTGGTAAGGTAAAGCAAGGGCAGCAGGTATTAATAAAACTCAGGAGTTATCCTTTTGAAGAGTATGGAATGCTTAGAGGTAGCATAAGCGATATTGCTGATGTGCCATATCAGGACAGCGTCTTCATTTCAAAAGTGGCTTTAAGATCAAACAACTCATCAGATATGAAAAAGCCTATTCATTTAAAACAAGGGATGATAGCTGATGCCGAAATTGTTACTGAGGATGCTACTATATTACAAAGGCTAACCCGTAATATAATTAAAGTAATGCATAACAATTAA
- a CDS encoding peptidase domain-containing ABC transporter, which translates to MAFPHYKQPDQMDCGPTCLRMVAKFYGRNFKLQTLRQLCEINREGVSLLGISDASEKIGFRSLGAKLNLQELRDAELPCILHWRQNHFVVLYKINGGKYYIADPADNLIVLSEAEFIRNWLADTDTGEGIALLLSPTPSFYENEDEKGVAISWDFLLHYLVIYRKLVIQLLFGLGIGTLLQLVVPFLTQSIVDIGINTRNLNFIYIVITAQALLIIGRVSVEFIRSWILLHISTRVNVSILTDFLIKLMKLPISFFDTKMTGDIMQRMNDQRRIESFLTGSTLSTAFSMFNLIVFSVVLAYYNTTIFFVYAVSSMLYVGWILAFQSRRRALNYKSFEIASKNQSSIVQLVNGMQEIKLNNCEQQKRWEWEHLQARLFKFSIKGLALNQYQQGGSTFINESTNLLITFLSAKAVIDGNLTLGAMMAVQYIIGQLNSPVQQFLGFIQGFQDAKISLERLNEIHQMTDEEPAEKEYNHTLPQNRSISLSNIMFRYPGAGNEPVLRNISLDIPQGKTTAIVGMSGSGKTTILKLLLRFYEPEKGDINVGEQQLRNIGFKTWRAHCGVVMQDGFIFSDTIEHNIAVGDEYPDKTKLQHAIKVANIGEFIDSLPLGSKTKIGAEGNGISQGQRQRMLIARAVYKNPDYIFFDEATNALDANNELVIMNNLQEFFTGRTVVVVAHRLSTVSNADNIIVLDKGHITEQGTHKQLIANKGDYYRLVKNQLELGN; encoded by the coding sequence ATGGCATTCCCTCATTATAAACAACCCGACCAAATGGACTGTGGCCCAACGTGTTTACGTATGGTAGCTAAGTTTTACGGGCGCAATTTTAAATTGCAAACTTTAAGGCAACTGTGCGAGATCAATAGGGAAGGGGTATCATTATTAGGCATTAGTGATGCTTCAGAGAAGATCGGCTTTCGTTCGTTGGGAGCAAAGCTTAACCTTCAGGAGTTAAGAGATGCAGAACTGCCTTGTATATTGCATTGGCGGCAAAACCATTTTGTAGTACTTTATAAAATAAACGGAGGTAAATATTACATAGCAGACCCAGCAGATAACCTGATAGTTTTAAGTGAAGCTGAATTTATACGCAATTGGCTGGCTGATACCGACACTGGCGAAGGTATTGCTCTTTTATTAAGCCCAACGCCATCTTTTTATGAGAACGAGGACGAAAAGGGTGTGGCAATAAGCTGGGACTTTTTATTGCATTACCTGGTAATATATCGCAAGTTGGTGATACAATTGCTGTTTGGGTTAGGTATTGGTACGCTATTGCAATTAGTGGTGCCTTTTTTAACACAGTCAATAGTTGATATCGGTATCAATACGCGTAACCTTAACTTTATATATATCGTTATCACTGCCCAGGCACTGTTAATAATAGGCAGGGTAAGCGTGGAGTTTATACGGTCGTGGATATTGCTGCATATTAGTACACGTGTAAACGTATCTATTTTAACAGATTTTTTGATCAAGTTGATGAAACTGCCTATCAGCTTTTTTGATACCAAAATGACCGGGGATATCATGCAGCGTATGAACGATCAGCGCCGTATCGAAAGCTTCCTTACCGGGTCTACATTGAGTACTGCGTTTTCTATGTTTAACCTTATTGTTTTTTCGGTAGTACTAGCATATTATAACACTACTATATTTTTTGTTTACGCCGTTAGCAGTATGTTATACGTTGGCTGGATATTGGCCTTTCAAAGCAGGCGCAGGGCACTTAATTATAAAAGTTTTGAAATAGCATCCAAAAATCAAAGCAGCATTGTACAGCTTGTAAATGGCATGCAGGAAATAAAGCTAAACAACTGCGAACAGCAAAAACGTTGGGAGTGGGAGCACTTACAAGCACGGCTTTTTAAATTTAGTATAAAAGGCTTGGCACTAAATCAGTACCAGCAAGGGGGTTCAACCTTTATTAATGAATCTACTAATTTGCTTATCACTTTTTTAAGCGCTAAAGCGGTTATTGATGGAAATTTGACACTTGGGGCGATGATGGCCGTGCAATATATCATTGGCCAGTTAAATAGCCCTGTGCAACAGTTTTTAGGTTTTATACAAGGCTTTCAGGATGCTAAGATCAGTTTAGAACGTTTAAACGAAATCCACCAGATGACAGATGAAGAACCCGCGGAAAAGGAGTATAATCACACCTTACCTCAAAACCGCAGCATTAGTTTAAGCAATATTATGTTTAGGTATCCTGGTGCTGGTAACGAGCCGGTACTGAGAAATATCAGTTTAGATATTCCGCAAGGTAAAACTACCGCTATTGTAGGCATGAGTGGTAGCGGCAAAACTACTATACTAAAATTGCTATTACGGTTTTATGAACCTGAGAAAGGTGATATTAATGTAGGAGAACAACAACTCAGAAATATAGGGTTTAAAACATGGCGTGCGCATTGTGGCGTAGTTATGCAGGATGGTTTTATATTTTCGGATACTATAGAACATAATATAGCTGTGGGGGATGAATATCCCGATAAAACTAAATTGCAACACGCCATTAAAGTAGCCAACATTGGCGAATTTATAGATAGCCTGCCTTTAGGGTCAAAAACAAAAATAGGGGCCGAGGGTAATGGCATCAGTCAGGGTCAGCGGCAGCGTATGCTGATAGCACGTGCTGTATATAAAAACCCCGATTATATATTTTTTGACGAGGCAACCAATGCCCTTGATGCCAACAATGAATTGGTAATAATGAATAATTTACAGGAGTTTTTTACAGGCCGCACAGTTGTTGTTGTGGCCCACAGGTTAAGTACAGTTAGTAATGCCGATAATATCATAGTGCTTGATAAAGGACATATTACTGAACAGGGCACCCATAAACAGTTAATTGCAAACAAAGGAGATTACTATCGTTTAGTAAAGAACCAGTTAGAACTCGGAAACTGA